The nucleotide sequence GACACTCTACTGCTTCTTGACATGGAGACAAATGCCTGAGACAGCCATACAACAGCAGTGTCTCATAAGCTACTTCAAAACAAACATCAGTTATAACCCAGCTTTGCAGAATAAAACCTGAACATCGCTCTAAGCTgctgaagaaataaatgcaCGTTGCACACAAATGTTGAATATGGCAGATCTGATGAAACCAGTGCCATCTCCCTACTACAAGCTGTAACATGATAAGAAGGCGTCATTGTTTTCTGTAAATTAGATTGCAATTTCAGGCttgattttcctttcagttaTATTGTCTTGAAAGGGAGCAGCCTCACAGAAGTCCATTAGTTTACATACATGCAACTCTAGTGAGAGAGAACAACCAGACTTTACAGATGTGTGCTTGAGAAGCATGAACCTTTTGGAATTTAAACATGAACACaaacatatacacatatacacaccTATTTCGTCCCCTAGAGAGGAGTTCAGTATTGCACCAGCAGACATAACTACTGCACAGCTCCCAAAGCCATGTGCATATAATTTGCCCAGTGGAATTTGGGGAACGTGCTTTTCCCATCCAAGAGTGGAGAAGGGTGCCTCCTTGCCATCTATTGTTTTCACATTCACTCTTTCTTTTAGCTCACAGAATAGCTGGTCTCCTGTCAACTTGGAGTTTCGTTTCCCCTTGAACCGCACCCCATGCTTATTGGTACTCAAATAATCTTTCATCGCCTTCTGCAGTCGAGGGTTTAGCATCTTGGAAGAGACATCCCCTTTCCAAAGCTTGTAAAGAAAGGATTTCGACATTGTGGAATACAGCCCATCCCAGTCATCAGATTCATCAAGCATCTGGCCTCTCCTATGCTTTGTGCTCCTTCTCCTCATTCGTCTCTGATGGCTCCAGttgttctgtaaaatatttccttttggaTTATTCATGTCAGCTGAAATGAATTTTTCTATCTCTTGAAGGTGGTTGTGTGACGGCTGACCAGCAGCAAATAAATAATCATCATTGACTTGGTAGAAAGCActttttgattttcttcctaaCTGGGGTGGAAAAAACTCATCCTCGTTTCTAAAGGCTTCTTCCAATACAGTCCATTTCTTAGAATTTCCAGTCCCCGATTTAAAAGTACCTAGGAGATCTTCATTAAGAAGTACCTCATTCCCATCCATGGTTTCAGAGAAGGATGGGTCATGAATGGCTCCCATTATGACTCTCTGCTTGCCCTGAAGGGGCAGAAGTCTCTTAGTTTCAATGTAAGAAAAGGAACTGGGAACTGGTTCAGCAGTGTTGCTATCTGTGAAATAGATGAATATCACCAAGAAAAGGAGGCCCCATGCAAAGATACCAAAGAGCATGAGTTGTTTCCATTGCTTCAAGTTTGGTTTCATGGCAATGCCTTTACCAGCTCCTTTGTGCCTTGAAGTATTGgtgaaggaaaatgaaacctGTAAAGAACACCAAATGCCATTAAAAATTGTTCTAAAA is from Cinclus cinclus chromosome 2, bCinCin1.1, whole genome shotgun sequence and encodes:
- the ST6GAL2 gene encoding beta-galactoside alpha-2,6-sialyltransferase 2 → MKPNLKQWKQLMLFGIFAWGLLFLVIFIYFTDSNTAEPVPSSFSYIETKRLLPLQGKQRVIMGAIHDPSFSETMDGNEVLLNEDLLGTFKSGTGNSKKWTVLEEAFRNEDEFFPPQLGRKSKSAFYQVNDDYLFAAGQPSHNHLQEIEKFISADMNNPKGNILQNNWSHQRRMRRRSTKHRRGQMLDESDDWDGLYSTMSKSFLYKLWKGDVSSKMLNPRLQKAMKDYLSTNKHGVRFKGKRNSKLTGDQLFCELKERVNVKTIDGKEAPFSTLGWEKHVPQIPLGKLYAHGFGSCAVVMSAGAILNSSLGDEIDSHDAVLRFNSAPTRGYEKDVGNKTTMRIINSQILTNPNHHFVDSSLYKDVILVAWDPAPYSANLNVWYKKPDYNLFTPYVQHRRKNPTQPFYILHPKFIWQLWDIIQENTKEKIQPNPPSSGFIGILIMMSMCNEVHVYEYIPSVRQTDLCHYHELYYDAACTLGAYHPLLYEKLLVQRMNKGLQDDLYRKGKVILPGFKAVKCPKRNNFSHL